From a single Cytophagales bacterium WSM2-2 genomic region:
- the tatD gene encoding TatD family hydrolase — MPEIFWTDTHAHIYAEEFKADSIDMLARSKESGIAKIYMPNIDHTSIDSMMELEAKNPGRCISMMGLHPCYVKKDFEKELYLVEDWLNKRKFAAVGEVGTDLYWDKTFWPQQQEAFNIQVQWAKKFNLPIVIHCRESIDETIELLEPFADGGLTGIFHCFSGNVEQAKKIIDMNFYLGIGGVVTFKNGGLDKVLPDVDINRIVLETDSPYLAPVPHRGKRNEPAYIPLVALKICDIKKITLEELSTATNINTKHIFGATIAQMPNSL, encoded by the coding sequence ATGCCCGAAATTTTCTGGACAGATACCCACGCCCATATTTATGCTGAAGAGTTCAAGGCTGACAGCATAGATATGCTTGCGCGCAGTAAGGAATCAGGGATTGCAAAAATTTATATGCCCAACATCGATCATACTTCGATCGACTCTATGATGGAATTGGAGGCAAAGAACCCCGGGAGATGCATTTCCATGATGGGCCTTCATCCTTGCTATGTGAAAAAGGATTTTGAGAAAGAATTATACCTGGTGGAAGACTGGCTCAACAAACGAAAGTTTGCTGCGGTGGGTGAGGTAGGAACTGACTTGTATTGGGACAAAACATTTTGGCCTCAGCAACAGGAGGCATTTAATATCCAGGTGCAATGGGCTAAAAAATTTAATCTGCCAATTGTAATTCATTGCCGCGAATCGATCGATGAAACTATTGAATTATTGGAGCCTTTTGCTGATGGCGGGTTGACGGGAATTTTTCATTGCTTCTCAGGGAACGTGGAGCAGGCTAAGAAGATAATTGATATGAATTTTTATTTGGGAATAGGAGGAGTGGTGACATTTAAAAACGGAGGGCTTGACAAAGTTCTTCCTGACGTAGATATCAACAGGATCGTCCTGGAAACAGATAGCCCCTATCTTGCTCCGGTTCCTCATCGTGGCAAACGGAATGAACCGGCTTATATCCCTCTTGTAGCTCTGAAAATTTGTGATATAAAAAAAATAACTTTGGAAGAACTCAGCACGGCAACCAATATCAATACAAAACATATTTTTGGAGCTACAATAGCTCAAATGCCCAATTCGCTCTAA